The Mycolicibacterium flavescens genome has a segment encoding these proteins:
- the dapE_1 gene encoding succinyl-diaminopimelate desuccinylase, whose product MGLDLHGDPIALTAALVDIPSESRHERRIADEVETALREQTSLEVIRNADAVLARTNLGLPSRVLLAGHLDTVPVADNLPSRLVDGELHGCGTSDMKSGDAVFLHLAATIVEPTHDITLVMYDCEEIEASANGLNRIQSELPDWLRADVAILGEPSDGYIEAGCQGTLRVVISASGTRAHSARSWLGDNAIHKLGSVLDRLSSYQARSVEIDGCTYREGLSAVRIDGGIAGNVIPDAASVSVNFRFAPDRNVDEALRHVREVFDGLDVEIELTDSAAGALPGLTKPAAAALVAAAGGQVRAKYGWTDVSRFAALGVPAVNYGPGDPNLAHRVDERVEVAKITAATHVLRRYLTT is encoded by the coding sequence GTGGGCCTCGATTTGCACGGTGATCCGATCGCGCTGACCGCCGCGCTGGTGGACATTCCCAGCGAGTCGCGCCACGAGAGGCGCATCGCCGACGAAGTCGAGACCGCGCTGCGCGAACAGACCTCCCTCGAGGTGATCCGCAACGCCGACGCCGTGCTGGCCCGCACGAACCTGGGGCTGCCGTCGCGGGTGCTGCTCGCCGGCCACCTCGACACCGTGCCCGTCGCTGACAACCTACCTAGCCGGCTCGTCGACGGGGAACTGCACGGCTGCGGCACCTCGGACATGAAATCGGGCGACGCGGTTTTCCTGCACCTGGCCGCCACCATCGTCGAGCCGACGCACGACATCACGCTGGTCATGTACGACTGCGAGGAGATCGAGGCGTCGGCCAACGGACTGAACCGCATCCAATCCGAGCTGCCCGACTGGCTGCGGGCCGACGTCGCGATCCTCGGCGAACCCTCCGACGGCTACATCGAGGCCGGCTGCCAGGGCACGCTGCGCGTCGTGATCAGCGCGAGCGGTACCCGCGCGCACTCGGCGCGGTCGTGGTTGGGCGATAATGCGATTCACAAACTCGGATCCGTACTCGACCGGCTGTCGTCGTATCAGGCCCGCAGCGTGGAGATCGACGGCTGCACCTACCGCGAAGGCCTGTCCGCGGTGCGCATCGACGGCGGTATCGCCGGCAACGTCATCCCCGATGCGGCCTCGGTGTCGGTGAACTTCCGGTTCGCGCCCGACCGCAATGTGGACGAGGCGCTGCGCCACGTGCGCGAGGTGTTCGACGGTCTCGACGTCGAGATCGAACTCACCGACTCGGCGGCCGGTGCGCTGCCCGGGCTGACCAAGCCGGCTGCGGCCGCGCTGGTGGCTGCCGCAGGCGGACAGGTCCGGGCCAAGTACGGATGGACCGACGTGTCGCGATTCGCCGCCCTCGGGGTTCCCGCGGTCAACTACGGCCCCGGTGATCCGAACCTCGCCCACCGTGTCGACGAGCGCGTCGAGGTCGCGAAGATCACCGCCGCGACCCACGTGTTGCGCCGGTATTTAACCACTTGA
- the yjjK_1 gene encoding ATPase component of ABC transporters with duplicated ATPase domain, with protein MSSIVCSQLSFVWPDDTPLFDELSFSVGEGRTGLVAPNGAGKSALLKLIAGELSPTSGSVTVDGTLGYLPQTLPYIAHHTVAELLGVASVIAALDALADGNPGADVFTTIGDDWDVEERARAQLDRLALSHIALDRRLDTLSGGEIISIGIAGQLLNRPDVLLLDEPTNNLDIDARHRLYDALDDFTGCLLVVSHDRLLLDRMDRIAELHHGEIRSYGGNFTLYTEAVSHEQRVAENNVRSAHQLLKREKREMQQARERAARRAGTAARNLSHAGLPKIVAGARKRRAQETAGRIDGVHAARVDDAGARLGDAERAIRNDDALILDLPGTDVPAGRDVLTAKGLHFSAGERLLLDDVDLSVRGPERIALTGRNGVGKSTLLRIVGGDLTPDSGSVQRSGARVAYLSQRLDLLDPQLTVAESLTAYAPSLSHTRRMHLLAQFLFRGDRIHVPVGALSGGERLRATLACVLFAEPAPELLLLDEPTNNLDLVSVGQLQAALNAYRGAFVVVSHDEPFLADIGVQRWLRLSGGRLEEQWMP; from the coding sequence ATGTCTTCTATCGTCTGTTCCCAATTGTCTTTTGTATGGCCCGACGACACACCGCTGTTCGACGAGCTGTCCTTTTCCGTCGGCGAGGGCCGGACCGGTCTGGTCGCCCCCAACGGCGCCGGAAAGAGCGCGCTGCTCAAGCTGATCGCCGGTGAGCTGTCGCCGACGTCGGGTTCGGTCACCGTCGACGGCACGCTCGGGTATCTGCCGCAGACGCTGCCCTACATCGCACATCACACCGTCGCAGAACTGCTCGGCGTCGCATCCGTCATCGCAGCGCTCGACGCGCTGGCCGACGGGAACCCCGGTGCCGACGTCTTCACCACGATCGGCGACGACTGGGATGTCGAGGAGCGCGCGCGGGCGCAGCTGGATCGGCTCGCACTGAGCCACATCGCGCTCGACCGTCGACTCGACACGCTGTCGGGCGGCGAGATCATCAGCATCGGCATCGCCGGGCAACTGCTGAACCGGCCCGACGTGTTGCTGCTCGACGAACCGACGAACAACCTCGACATCGACGCGCGCCACCGACTCTACGACGCGCTCGACGACTTCACGGGCTGCCTGCTGGTGGTCAGCCACGATCGGCTGCTGCTCGACCGCATGGACCGGATCGCCGAACTGCACCACGGTGAGATCCGCTCCTACGGTGGCAATTTCACGCTGTACACGGAGGCGGTGAGCCATGAGCAGCGCGTCGCCGAGAACAACGTCCGCAGCGCTCACCAGCTGCTCAAGCGCGAGAAGCGCGAGATGCAGCAGGCGCGCGAGCGTGCGGCGCGGCGAGCGGGCACCGCGGCGCGCAATCTCAGCCACGCCGGGTTACCGAAAATCGTTGCAGGAGCGCGGAAGCGGCGAGCCCAGGAGACCGCGGGCCGCATCGACGGCGTGCACGCCGCGCGGGTCGACGATGCCGGGGCTCGCCTGGGTGACGCCGAGCGGGCGATCAGGAACGACGACGCGCTCATACTGGACCTGCCCGGCACCGACGTACCCGCCGGCCGGGATGTGCTCACCGCCAAGGGGTTGCACTTCTCGGCCGGTGAGCGGCTGCTTCTCGACGACGTCGACCTGTCGGTGCGCGGGCCCGAGCGCATCGCGCTGACCGGGCGCAACGGGGTGGGCAAGTCGACGCTGCTGCGCATCGTCGGCGGGGACCTGACACCGGACTCCGGTTCGGTACAGCGCAGTGGTGCCCGCGTGGCGTATCTGTCGCAGCGGCTCGACCTGCTCGATCCGCAGCTCACCGTCGCCGAGAGCCTCACCGCCTATGCGCCGAGCCTTTCTCACACCCGTCGCATGCACCTTCTGGCGCAGTTCCTCTTCCGAGGCGACCGGATCCATGTGCCGGTGGGCGCGCTGTCCGGCGGTGAGCGGTTGCGGGCGACACTCGCTTGCGTGTTGTTCGCCGAACCGGCGCCCGAGTTGCTCCTGCTCGACGAGCCCACCAACAACCTCGACCTCGTCAGCGTCGGGCAGCTTCAGGCTGCGCTGAACGCGTACCGGGGCGCGTTCGTCGTCGTCAGCCACGACGAGCCCTTCCTCGCCGACATCGGCGTGCAGCGGTGGCTCCGGCTATCCGGCGGCCGTCTCGAGGAGCAGTGGATGCCCTGA
- a CDS encoding PPE family protein: MGIAPDSSPYGGQTVTGPGWPNVDEETLAAAAASYEALASKISGNVVPEQQGQLMQLSDSWEGAGALAAAGEATSIIGGHEANAAQAAAIAAKLRAMEATVVKTKMLANTIAQEVQHECEALSAMPFSNTQELVQSRIKMGLSQNIANITASTTELANTLGVPPSIPLFGVPPVPGAKEAQDSGEEAAKQAGDGSQQAMQMVGQMGAMAAQLPMQIGQTLMQVPQQLGQQLSQPLQQLTSMFGQGGKADSLAAAGLPFSSFSNHPLAGGSGAGGGSGMVRAASLPGSGGAPLQTPQMANLVGSKAVSTTPAPEGATAGAAAVGGAAPMAAGGGMGGMAPMMGQRGVSGGTAPGLAVPAPLEHDLDDDDDDDW, encoded by the coding sequence ATGGGCATCGCGCCCGATTCCAGCCCGTACGGTGGTCAGACCGTGACCGGCCCGGGCTGGCCGAACGTCGACGAGGAGACGTTGGCCGCAGCGGCGGCGTCGTACGAGGCGTTGGCGTCCAAGATCAGCGGCAACGTCGTGCCCGAACAGCAGGGTCAGCTGATGCAGTTGTCCGATTCGTGGGAGGGTGCGGGCGCGCTCGCCGCCGCGGGGGAGGCCACCAGCATCATCGGCGGGCACGAGGCCAACGCGGCGCAGGCGGCCGCGATCGCGGCGAAGTTGCGCGCGATGGAGGCCACGGTCGTGAAGACGAAGATGCTGGCGAACACGATCGCCCAAGAGGTCCAGCATGAGTGTGAAGCCCTCTCGGCGATGCCGTTCAGCAACACCCAGGAGCTGGTGCAGAGCCGGATCAAGATGGGGCTGTCGCAGAACATCGCCAACATCACCGCCAGCACCACCGAACTCGCCAACACCCTCGGCGTACCGCCGAGCATCCCGCTTTTCGGCGTCCCACCCGTGCCCGGAGCCAAGGAGGCGCAGGACAGCGGGGAGGAAGCGGCGAAGCAGGCCGGTGACGGTTCACAGCAGGCGATGCAGATGGTCGGCCAGATGGGAGCCATGGCCGCGCAGCTGCCGATGCAGATCGGCCAGACGCTGATGCAGGTGCCACAGCAGCTGGGCCAGCAGCTCTCGCAGCCGCTGCAACAGCTGACGTCGATGTTCGGCCAGGGCGGAAAGGCCGACTCCCTCGCCGCCGCAGGGCTGCCCTTCTCGTCGTTCTCCAACCATCCGCTCGCCGGCGGCTCGGGCGCCGGTGGCGGCTCCGGCATGGTCCGGGCGGCGTCGCTGCCGGGCTCCGGCGGTGCGCCACTGCAAACCCCGCAGATGGCCAACCTCGTCGGCAGCAAGGCGGTCAGCACCACGCCCGCGCCCGAGGGCGCGACCGCGGGGGCCGCCGCGGTCGGCGGGGCGGCCCCGATGGCCGCGGGCGGCGGTATGGGCGGGATGGCCCCGATGATGGGTCAGCGCGGCGTCAGCGGGGGCACCGCACCGGGATTGGCCGTGCCCGCGCCGCTGGAGCACGATCTCGACGACGACGACGATGACGACTGGTGA